TGCTTGTTGTTCAGCACGTGCGTGACGGCCGCCGCCGTGGGGTTCCTCATCGCCAGCCCCCCGCCGACCGCCCGGAGCCGCGTCCGGCCGTCCATCGACCGCATCTCCACCGCCGCTGCGGCGGCGCACGTCGCGGCACACACCTCGCGCATCAGGAAATCATAGCCGTCCGTCTCCACCGCGTCCACCCGGGAGAAGACGAACGGCGCCCCGGAAGCTAAATCGTAGCACGGGATCAGCACCGGCTTCACGGTATCCCGCAGCGTGGTGTCGCCGAAGACCCGCCGGAAGAATGTCCGGCAGCTGCTGCCGCCCGATCGCCGGAAGATCTTGCGGAGAAGTCCCTTCTCGCCGGAGGCGGCGAGACAGGAGTGGTTCTTAGTGAGGAGGCGGAGGGCGTCGTCGGCGGAGAAGAGCGGGCGCCCGTCGGGGCCGCGGGTGAAGAGCATGGCAGCAAGGACGCCGCCGGCGCCGGATCCGGCGGCGAGGTCGAAGAAGTCGGCGATCCGGGCGGCGGGGTCGCCGGAGAGCTTGCGGAGGGAGGCCTCGAGGCGGGAGAGCGCGACACCGGCGAGGAGGCCGTCGGAGGTGCCGGCGGCGCCGCCGTCGATGGAGAGGATGCGGACCCGCCCGGCGGCAGTGGAGACCTTGAGGGGCGTCTCCGGCGGGGTTCCAGCGGCGAGGAAGAGCTTTGGATCGTCGTAACCGAAGAGGAACTTGTTCTCAAGAATGGAGAAGATCTCGTAGCTCAGCTTGTCGACGTCGAGGCTCGGCTCCATCCAAGCCGCCGGTGACTCCATTCCCGTAATAATACCTCTACAGTCTTCGCGGCTTCGAGCCGTGTAGGCCGGTCGAGCCGATCTGGTGACTCCGGAGGTGGGAGAGAGAGGCGGGGAAGAACGGAGAGCCCTCCGTTTGGCATTTATAGGGAAGAAGCAGCAGTGCAAGTTAGCATAGCGATCACGGCCCACGTTAGTTACAACTCGTGAGCGCCGGCGATTAATCGGCAGCTGGCATCCTCCCGCTTGTTTCTTCGAAACCGGAACCGAAACCGGAGCACATCAAGACGAGAATGCCCGTGTTTATTAACACAATTACATGATTGCCTTCTCGAGAACAACAACGGTGTTCTTTTGATATGAAGTGGACGGTGAGGATTTGAACTAGGATTCAAGTTCATGTGGCGGGCTGGGAGGGTAGGTGTGGAAAGGAAGAAATCGGCGGGGTTTTGACGAGGAAATGGGAATCTCGA
The sequence above is a segment of the Elaeis guineensis isolate ETL-2024a chromosome 7, EG11, whole genome shotgun sequence genome. Coding sequences within it:
- the LOC105049082 gene encoding patatin-like protein 3, translated to MESPAAWMEPSLDVDKLSYEIFSILENKFLFGYDDPKLFLAAGTPPETPLKVSTAAGRVRILSIDGGAAGTSDGLLAGVALSRLEASLRKLSGDPAARIADFFDLAAGSGAGGVLAAMLFTRGPDGRPLFSADDALRLLTKNHSCLAASGEKGLLRKIFRRSGGSSCRTFFRRVFGDTTLRDTVKPVLIPCYDLASGAPFVFSRVDAVETDGYDFLMREVCAATCAAAAAVEMRSMDGRTRLRAVGGGLAMRNPTAAAVTHVLNNKQEFPFAAGVEDLLVVSLGPGEAEIAGKSPAPPSAAEFVRIAGMGQADMVDQAVAMAFGKSMATNYVRIQGHGVSLGKAVDEVEAAERTMAERNVESVLFRGRKLTERTNGEKLEWVTEELIKERDRRRSSSVPTVLIKPAITPRTSCSTITTSVSSITSSGSPRF